One genomic window of Gemmatimonadales bacterium includes the following:
- a CDS encoding AI-2E family transporter, protein MAFFDSRHQRAAIVLALLLVGIVIALSPYTTGLLSIPVLFVVLGPVHRWLTRFPWMPPGPAAGAVVVLAILGVLLPGFVVLSLIVGEAQSIAGTLMTGPILDRISRLQLGPFDVGAELVRLSQTLVAWLGGNALSLLGTVTRLSINIVLSLFGLYYLLLNSGGVWNAVRPDIPFSPANTERLRLQFSAIAISTVIGTGLTALLQGLLATLGFAMTGLSNAIFWGVVTVVFAVLPVVGSGMVWIPGVLVLASDGRPGGALFLALWSLTGTALIDYIFRPLVYSRFAQVHPMITLVGAIAGIRYFGLLGLLIGPLALSYFFAILKMYREEYVPAGAESGFTAEHTVVLVDPEGAPAAPPQ, encoded by the coding sequence ATGGCATTTTTTGACTCCCGTCACCAGCGGGCCGCAATCGTCCTGGCCCTGCTGTTGGTCGGCATCGTCATAGCGCTCTCGCCCTATACCACGGGGCTTCTTTCGATTCCAGTGCTGTTCGTTGTCTTGGGGCCGGTGCATCGGTGGCTGACCCGGTTCCCTTGGATGCCACCTGGCCCGGCCGCTGGTGCTGTTGTGGTTCTCGCCATCCTGGGTGTGCTGCTGCCCGGTTTTGTCGTCCTGAGCCTCATTGTAGGGGAGGCCCAGAGTATTGCCGGCACGCTGATGACGGGCCCGATTCTGGACCGGATCAGCCGGTTGCAGCTCGGGCCGTTCGATGTCGGCGCCGAGTTGGTCCGTCTGAGCCAGACACTGGTTGCCTGGCTCGGAGGCAATGCGTTGTCACTGCTGGGTACGGTCACTCGGCTCTCGATCAACATCGTTTTGTCGCTCTTCGGCCTCTATTACCTGTTGCTCAACAGTGGTGGCGTCTGGAACGCCGTCCGCCCCGATATCCCGTTCTCTCCTGCCAACACCGAACGTCTTCGGCTCCAGTTCTCGGCGATTGCAATTTCCACGGTGATCGGGACCGGCCTTACGGCTCTGCTGCAAGGGTTGCTCGCGACCCTGGGGTTCGCGATGACCGGCTTATCCAATGCCATCTTCTGGGGCGTGGTTACTGTCGTCTTTGCCGTACTCCCGGTCGTCGGGAGCGGGATGGTCTGGATTCCGGGGGTGCTGGTGCTTGCCTCTGACGGTCGACCCGGTGGCGCCCTCTTCCTCGCTCTCTGGAGCCTGACCGGAACCGCATTGATCGACTATATCTTCCGGCCGCTCGTCTACAGCCGGTTTGCCCAAGTGCACCCGATGATCACGCTGGTTGGTGCGATAGCCGGCATCCGCTACTTTGGGCTGCTTGGTTTGCTGATCGGGCCGCTGGCGTTGTCGTATTTCTTTGCCATTCTCAAGATGTATCGCGAGGAGTATGTGCCTGCAGGTGCGGAAAGCGGCTTTACGGCCGAACACACCGTCGTTCTCGTCGACCCGGAAGGAGCCCCGGCGGCGCCTCCTCAGTGA
- a CDS encoding EamA family transporter — translation MTRPYHRGAVFWSFAAIYIIWGSTYLGITFAIQSIPPFVLASSRFILAGGALYLWARYRGEPNPSLRVWGTALVMGSLFFVMGNGLVVWAQQYVPSGRTALLASTTPIWVAIMESALDRWRRPPGRVLAGVVMGMIGLVLLASPNVGERASEAVPLLGVAALVLAAIGWGGGSVMAHRRRLPTSPSMATGMMMIGGGTQLALVAWGSGELRSFSLSHVTAASWAAYFYLILFGSIIGFTAFTYLLSVTTPQAVGTSAYVNPLVAVFLGWSLVGEVVTTKMMTGAAVSLLGVLLIRWPEKPAPPEVEAGVFETGEFPVPESPPR, via the coding sequence GTGACGCGACCATACCATCGCGGCGCCGTATTCTGGTCGTTTGCCGCCATTTATATCATCTGGGGATCGACCTACCTCGGGATCACCTTTGCGATCCAGAGCATCCCGCCATTCGTGCTGGCGTCGAGCCGGTTCATCCTGGCCGGCGGGGCGCTCTATCTCTGGGCCCGCTATCGCGGTGAACCCAACCCCTCGCTTCGGGTCTGGGGTACCGCGCTTGTCATGGGGTCGCTGTTCTTCGTCATGGGCAACGGCCTGGTGGTCTGGGCTCAGCAGTATGTCCCGTCCGGGCGGACGGCCCTGCTGGCGTCGACCACACCGATCTGGGTCGCGATCATGGAAAGCGCGCTCGACCGCTGGCGGCGGCCGCCGGGCCGGGTGCTTGCGGGTGTCGTGATGGGGATGATTGGGCTGGTCCTGCTGGCCTCGCCTAACGTCGGAGAGCGGGCGTCTGAGGCGGTACCGCTGCTCGGGGTTGCTGCCTTGGTCCTGGCGGCGATCGGCTGGGGCGGGGGCTCGGTCATGGCGCATCGGCGTCGCCTGCCGACCAGCCCGAGCATGGCGACCGGCATGATGATGATCGGTGGTGGAACGCAGCTGGCGCTGGTTGCCTGGGGGTCGGGAGAACTGAGAAGCTTTTCACTGTCGCACGTCACCGCTGCGTCCTGGGCCGCGTACTTCTACCTGATACTGTTTGGCAGCATTATCGGCTTTACGGCCTTTACCTATCTGCTCTCCGTTACCACGCCCCAAGCGGTCGGCACCTCGGCGTACGTCAATCCGCTGGTTGCGGTGTTTCTGGGATGGTCGCTCGTCGGAGAAGTGGTGACCACCAAGATGATGACGGGAGCGGCGGTCAGCCTGCTCGGTGTGCTGTTGATACGCTGGCCCGAGAAGCCTGCACCGCCCGAGGTCGAGGCCGGGGTCTTCGAGACGGGAGAGTTTCCGGTGCCGGAGTCGCCGCCGCGGTAG